A genomic segment from Verrucomicrobiota bacterium encodes:
- a CDS encoding L-ribulose-5-phosphate 4-epimerase, whose product MSSYREIKEECYEANLLLPEHRLIDLTFGNVSVADPARGVFAIKPSGVDYSVLQSNDMVIVDYGGRIVEGSLRPSSDTPTHRRLFQAFQGIRAVVHTHSRNAVAFAQAGREIPCFGTTHADYFYGSVPVTRMMTPQEIESAYEWETGNVIVERFKDLDPTQICAVLVQSHGPFAWGPSGKKAVENALALEVIAEMAMKALQLNPNAPPIPQALLDKHFLRKHGAAAYYGQA is encoded by the coding sequence ATGAGCAGCTATCGTGAGATCAAGGAAGAGTGTTACGAGGCCAACCTGCTGCTGCCGGAACACAGGTTGATCGACCTGACGTTCGGCAACGTCAGCGTGGCCGATCCCGCGCGCGGGGTTTTCGCGATTAAACCCAGCGGCGTTGACTATAGCGTCCTGCAATCAAACGACATGGTGATCGTGGACTATGGCGGCCGGATCGTGGAGGGGTCGTTGCGTCCCTCCTCCGATACCCCGACCCATCGCCGTTTATTCCAGGCGTTTCAAGGCATTCGCGCAGTGGTGCATACCCATTCGCGCAATGCCGTCGCCTTCGCGCAAGCCGGTCGGGAAATCCCCTGTTTCGGGACGACGCATGCCGATTATTTCTACGGCAGCGTGCCGGTGACGCGCATGATGACCCCGCAGGAAATTGAGTCCGCCTACGAATGGGAGACCGGCAACGTCATCGTCGAGCGTTTCAAGGATCTGGACCCGACGCAGATCTGCGCGGTGCTCGTCCAAAGCCACGGGCCGTTCGCCTGGGGCCCAAGCGGTAAAAAAGCCGTTGAAAACGCTTTGGCGCTGGAGGTCATCGCCGAGATGGCGATGAAGGCGCTCCAACTTAATCCGAATGCCCCGCCCATTCCCCAGGCATTGCTCGACAAGCATTTCCTGCGCAAGCATGGCGCCGCCGCCTACTACGGCCAGGCGTGA
- a CDS encoding 6-phosphofructokinase, producing the protein MKRIAILTAGGDTPALNPTIHGAVVRANQLKVEIFGLIKGFNSLFNPRLPHVHLNPLFHEIPELDPTKGGTLVGSSRDFVDPDKKDDLDCAVARLGKLGIEGLICVGGDGTLNGLQPIADRLPTVLAPKTIDNDLGLNYPSEPDEMIRVNDPSGKGFQYKRSGSEAVFALDQLVNYCTPGYATAVYVSANGVERVRTTAESHRRIAIIEVMGRHSGYIALGTAYGRPDLILVPEHPLELERLVERVKQLYDLQKNVVIVCGEGIVDEQGRELGAETKTTDPAGNIQLSGAAEALRAKLIQLIGDKYFQLYRRAQSAREAIFTRKVGHSQRGGRPILFDRFYAAQLGAKAVELLLEGRNNAVSILQYSPSQGFQVDGFDANRFRDRWGHTHARRMHPDLYDPLRMKPSRLGIDYLTPIFTDAIGYDDMEYQRTTLFAQANLTQPYHSVNTDVNKRIRYLAPDIG; encoded by the coding sequence ATGAAGCGCATCGCGATTCTTACCGCCGGTGGTGACACGCCCGCCTTAAACCCGACCATCCACGGCGCGGTGGTGCGGGCAAACCAGTTAAAAGTCGAAATCTTCGGACTGATCAAAGGGTTTAACAGCCTGTTCAATCCGCGCCTGCCGCACGTGCATCTTAACCCGCTATTTCACGAAATCCCGGAGCTGGACCCAACCAAAGGGGGGACGCTCGTCGGTTCGTCACGGGATTTCGTGGATCCGGACAAGAAGGACGACCTCGACTGCGCCGTGGCGCGGCTCGGGAAGCTTGGCATCGAAGGCCTGATCTGCGTCGGCGGGGACGGCACGCTCAACGGCCTGCAGCCGATCGCCGATCGGCTGCCTACCGTGCTCGCGCCGAAGACGATCGACAATGACCTTGGCCTGAATTACCCGAGCGAACCCGATGAGATGATTCGCGTGAACGATCCGAGCGGCAAAGGGTTCCAGTACAAACGCAGCGGTTCAGAGGCGGTGTTCGCGCTCGACCAGCTCGTTAATTACTGCACCCCGGGGTACGCCACCGCCGTTTATGTTTCCGCCAACGGCGTCGAGCGCGTCCGTACGACCGCCGAGAGCCACCGGCGCATCGCGATCATCGAAGTCATGGGCCGCCACTCCGGCTATATCGCCCTCGGCACGGCGTACGGGCGGCCGGACCTCATCCTGGTGCCCGAACACCCGCTCGAACTTGAACGCCTGGTTGAACGGGTAAAACAGCTCTACGATCTTCAGAAAAACGTCGTGATCGTCTGCGGCGAAGGCATCGTGGACGAGCAGGGGCGTGAACTCGGGGCCGAAACCAAGACCACCGATCCGGCCGGCAATATCCAGCTCAGCGGCGCTGCGGAAGCGCTGCGGGCAAAACTGATCCAGTTGATCGGCGATAAGTATTTCCAGCTTTACCGTCGCGCGCAGTCGGCGCGGGAGGCGATCTTTACCCGGAAAGTGGGGCACAGCCAGCGCGGCGGAAGACCGATCCTGTTTGACCGCTTCTACGCCGCACAACTCGGCGCAAAAGCCGTTGAACTGCTGCTCGAAGGGCGCAACAACGCCGTTTCGATTCTCCAGTACAGCCCGAGCCAGGGTTTCCAGGTGGACGGGTTCGACGCCAATCGTTTCCGCGACCGCTGGGGCCATACCCACGCCCGGCGCATGCACCCGGACCTGTACGATCCGCTGCGGATGAAACCATCACGCCTCGGCATCGATTATCTGACGCCCATCTTCACCGATGCCATCGGCTACGACGATATGGAGTACCAGCGCACCACGCTTTTCGCACAGGCAAATCTTACCCAGCCTTATCACTCGGTTAATACCGACGTTAACAAGCGGATTCGTTACCTCGCGCCGGACATCGGGTAA
- a CDS encoding sugar-binding protein — protein sequence MKRPLTHWFLIALCALAVSGPSHSAQAAGKKVKLAFVTNNASDFWTIARAGTTKASQDLGNVNVQFRIPEDGTAATQTRILDDLLSAGVDGIAISPVDPKNETIKLDEVGKQALLFTHDSDAPDSNRVCYVGTDNVAAGRQAADLIKQALPEGGKIMVFVGTLDAQNARERFSGIKEVLQGSNVQIIDARTDDTDRVRAKANVLDTLVKYPDVACLVGLWSYNGPAILNAVKDSNKVGKVKIVCFDEEEETLQGVRDGAIFATVVQQPYQFGYQAITLMDKYLNGDKSAVPADKKVIVPTLAITKDKVDEFAANLKKLRGK from the coding sequence ATGAAGCGTCCCCTTACACACTGGTTTCTTATCGCACTCTGCGCCCTGGCGGTGAGCGGCCCAAGTCACAGCGCCCAGGCGGCTGGTAAAAAGGTTAAACTGGCGTTCGTGACCAACAACGCCTCCGATTTCTGGACCATTGCGCGCGCCGGCACCACCAAAGCCTCACAGGACTTGGGCAACGTCAACGTGCAGTTCCGGATCCCGGAGGACGGCACGGCGGCCACCCAGACGCGCATCCTTGATGACCTGCTGTCAGCTGGAGTCGACGGCATTGCCATCAGCCCGGTTGATCCGAAGAATGAGACCATCAAACTCGATGAAGTCGGCAAGCAAGCGCTGCTTTTCACCCACGACAGCGACGCGCCGGACAGCAACCGGGTCTGCTACGTGGGCACCGATAACGTCGCGGCGGGCCGCCAAGCGGCCGACCTGATCAAGCAGGCGCTGCCCGAAGGCGGAAAGATCATGGTGTTTGTGGGCACGCTCGATGCCCAGAACGCCCGGGAGCGCTTCAGCGGCATCAAGGAGGTGTTGCAAGGTTCCAACGTCCAGATCATTGACGCCCGCACCGATGACACCGACCGGGTGCGCGCCAAGGCTAACGTGCTCGACACGCTGGTCAAGTACCCGGATGTGGCCTGCCTGGTGGGTTTGTGGAGCTATAACGGCCCGGCGATCCTGAACGCGGTGAAGGACTCCAACAAGGTGGGCAAGGTTAAGATCGTCTGCTTCGACGAGGAAGAGGAGACGTTGCAGGGCGTCCGGGACGGCGCGATTTTTGCTACCGTGGTCCAGCAGCCTTACCAGTTCGGCTACCAGGCAATCACGCTGATGGACAAGTACCTCAACGGCGATAAGTCAGCGGTGCCGGCCGACAAGAAGGTCATCGTGCCGACGCTGGCCATTACGAAAGACAAGGTGGATGAGTTTGCCGCGAACCTGAAGAAGCTGCGCGGCAAATAA
- a CDS encoding sugar ABC transporter ATP-binding protein: protein MATPVVDTTPLLELKGITKRFPGVLALSNVSFSVGRAEVVALIGENGAGKSTLMKTLGGVHQPDEGEIFFDGKKVTISKVADAIGLGIGFVHQELNVLDNLDVAANVFMGREPLLGGPLRLVNQRRMWTESEAYLKRLGLSISPKTPLNQLSIAQQQMVEIAKALSQNARVIIMDEPTSSLTLSETDRLLATIKDLRASGVSVIYISHRLGEIEQIADRAVALRDGRNAGELERGRIKHENMVALMVGRKLEDLFVKGKGPQERGYLRVEGLRTAYRPHHRISFEVAKGEILGFAGLVGAGRSEMAQAIFGVEPPLEGTVRLGGQELKIRNAREAINAGIYLVPEDRRHTGLITSMTIRENITLPGLKRYSPGMLISRAREEEVSKRQVAALRVKTPSIETRAMNLSGGNQQKVVLGRWLSLEPKLIIFDEPTRGIDVGAKAEIYRLMRELADRGVAIIMISSDMEEVLGVSDRIAVMHEGDITGILSRDKYSEKAIMSLATGRREP from the coding sequence ATGGCGACCCCTGTTGTCGATACGACACCCCTGCTGGAACTTAAAGGCATCACCAAACGTTTCCCCGGCGTCCTGGCGTTAAGCAACGTGAGTTTCTCCGTCGGTCGCGCCGAAGTGGTGGCCCTGATCGGCGAGAACGGCGCGGGTAAATCGACGTTAATGAAAACCCTCGGGGGCGTGCACCAGCCGGATGAGGGCGAGATCTTCTTCGACGGAAAAAAGGTCACGATTTCCAAGGTGGCCGACGCGATCGGGCTGGGCATCGGGTTCGTCCACCAGGAGCTGAATGTCCTGGATAACCTTGACGTCGCCGCCAACGTCTTCATGGGCCGCGAGCCGCTGCTCGGCGGGCCGCTGCGCCTGGTAAACCAGCGCCGGATGTGGACCGAAAGTGAAGCGTACCTCAAGCGCCTGGGGCTGAGTATCTCGCCCAAAACGCCCTTGAACCAGTTGTCGATTGCCCAGCAGCAGATGGTCGAGATCGCCAAGGCGCTCTCGCAAAACGCGCGGGTCATCATCATGGACGAGCCGACCAGTTCGCTTACCCTGTCGGAGACCGACCGGCTGCTGGCGACCATCAAGGACCTCCGTGCCTCGGGCGTGAGCGTGATCTACATCTCGCACCGGCTCGGCGAGATCGAGCAGATTGCCGACCGGGCCGTGGCGCTGCGCGACGGGCGCAACGCCGGGGAACTGGAGCGCGGCCGGATCAAGCACGAGAACATGGTCGCGTTGATGGTCGGCAGGAAACTTGAGGACCTCTTTGTCAAGGGAAAGGGGCCTCAGGAGCGGGGGTATTTACGGGTCGAAGGCCTGCGCACGGCCTACCGGCCGCATCACCGGATCAGCTTCGAGGTAGCCAAGGGCGAGATCCTGGGTTTTGCAGGGTTGGTCGGTGCGGGCCGATCCGAGATGGCACAAGCCATTTTCGGGGTTGAACCCCCCCTGGAAGGCACGGTGCGGCTGGGCGGCCAGGAGCTCAAAATTCGTAATGCGCGTGAGGCGATCAATGCCGGCATCTACCTCGTCCCCGAGGACCGGCGGCATACGGGACTGATCACCAGCATGACCATCCGCGAAAACATCACCCTGCCGGGGCTCAAGCGTTATTCGCCCGGGATGCTCATCAGCCGCGCGCGCGAGGAAGAGGTCTCGAAGCGGCAGGTAGCCGCGTTACGCGTTAAAACGCCTTCCATCGAGACCCGGGCCATGAATTTAAGCGGCGGCAACCAGCAAAAGGTGGTCCTGGGGAGGTGGCTTTCCCTGGAGCCGAAGCTGATCATCTTCGACGAACCGACGCGCGGCATCGACGTGGGGGCCAAGGCTGAGATTTACCGGCTGATGCGCGAACTGGCCGACCGTGGAGTGGCCATCATCATGATCT
- the araA gene encoding L-arabinose isomerase: MKNLESPEIWFITGSQHLYGQDTLRQVAEHSQKIVEELNADQRLPLKLVFQPVLTRSEEIRALCIRANSAPNCAGLVLWMHTFSPSKMWIGGLTLLHKPFLHLHTQFNRDLPWSSIDMDFMNLNQAAHGDREAGYIHTRLRLGRKVVAGHWSDPQVQERVATWMRVTRGWHDWQGARFARFDDNMREVAVTEGDKVSAEIKFGFSVNGYGIGDLVEYINKVSDKEVSQLCAAYEEQYNVAEELRSGSTRHEALRDGARIELGLRGFLEDGNFKGFTTNFQVLHGMKQLPGLAVQRLMADGYGFAGEGDWKTAALLRAVKAMVVDLNGGRTAFMEDYTYHLAPDNHLVLGSHMLEVDPSIAEDKPSLEIHPLGIGGKEDPVRLVFNAPPGPAINASIIDLGNRFRFIVNEVNAVRPLEPLPKLPVARAVWQCLPDFKTAVAAWIYAGGAHHTVYSYTATTEYLEDFAEIAGVELAVIGHDTSLGDFKQQLRNNEVYYHLAPGLGKL; the protein is encoded by the coding sequence ATGAAAAATCTTGAGTCACCCGAAATCTGGTTCATTACCGGCAGCCAGCACCTCTACGGTCAGGATACCCTCCGTCAAGTGGCCGAACACTCGCAAAAAATCGTCGAGGAACTGAATGCCGATCAACGGCTCCCGCTGAAACTGGTGTTTCAGCCCGTGCTGACCCGGTCCGAGGAAATCCGCGCGCTCTGTATTCGGGCCAACAGCGCCCCGAACTGCGCCGGCCTGGTGCTCTGGATGCACACCTTTTCGCCCTCCAAAATGTGGATCGGCGGGCTGACCCTGCTGCACAAACCGTTCCTGCACCTTCACACCCAGTTCAATCGCGACCTGCCCTGGAGCTCGATTGATATGGACTTCATGAACCTGAACCAGGCGGCGCACGGGGATCGGGAGGCCGGGTACATTCACACCCGGCTGCGGCTGGGGCGCAAAGTCGTGGCCGGCCACTGGTCGGACCCCCAGGTGCAGGAACGGGTGGCGACCTGGATGCGGGTGACGCGCGGCTGGCATGACTGGCAGGGGGCCAGGTTTGCCCGCTTTGACGACAACATGCGCGAAGTGGCCGTCACCGAAGGCGACAAAGTTTCCGCCGAAATTAAATTCGGGTTCTCAGTCAACGGCTATGGCATCGGCGACCTGGTGGAGTACATCAACAAGGTCAGTGACAAGGAAGTCAGCCAGCTTTGTGCGGCCTATGAAGAGCAGTACAACGTCGCCGAAGAACTGCGTTCGGGCAGCACGCGTCACGAGGCCCTCCGTGATGGGGCGCGGATCGAACTTGGCCTGCGCGGGTTTCTCGAGGATGGCAATTTCAAAGGTTTCACCACCAATTTCCAAGTCCTTCACGGCATGAAGCAGCTGCCCGGGCTGGCGGTGCAGCGGTTGATGGCCGACGGCTACGGTTTTGCCGGAGAAGGCGATTGGAAGACGGCGGCATTGCTGCGGGCAGTCAAAGCCATGGTCGTTGACCTGAATGGGGGCCGCACCGCCTTCATGGAGGATTACACTTACCATCTGGCCCCTGACAATCACCTGGTACTCGGCTCGCACATGCTTGAAGTCGACCCGTCGATCGCCGAGGACAAGCCCTCGCTGGAAATCCACCCCCTGGGCATCGGCGGCAAAGAGGATCCGGTACGCCTGGTGTTCAACGCGCCGCCCGGGCCGGCCATCAACGCCTCGATCATTGACCTGGGCAACCGCTTCCGGTTCATCGTCAACGAAGTCAATGCCGTCCGGCCGCTCGAACCGCTGCCGAAACTGCCCGTGGCGCGGGCGGTCTGGCAGTGTCTCCCGGATTTCAAGACCGCCGTGGCGGCCTGGATTTATGCCGGCGGGGCGCATCACACCGTTTACAGCTATACAGCCACCACCGAGTACCTGGAGGATTTTGCGGAGATTGCGGGCGTGGAACTGGCCGTCATCGGTCATGACACGAGCCTGGGCGACTTCAAGCAGCAGCTTCGCAATAACGAGGTCTATTATCATCTCGCGCCCGGCTTGGGCAAATTGTGA